One part of the Halodesulfovibrio sp. MK-HDV genome encodes these proteins:
- a CDS encoding slipin family protein produces MYTISAVIGVIVVFLVLSIRVLNEYERAVVFRLGRVLHSKGPGLIILIPVIDRMIRVSLRVLTLDVPSQDVITRDNVSVQVSAVVYFKVVEPTKSIIEVEDFLFATSQLAQTTLRSVCGGAELDGLLAHREKMNMQIQDLLDKQTAPWGIKVNSVELKHIDLPQEMQRAMAKQAEAERERRAKVINAEGEFQAATKLSEAAEIIARHPQALQLRYLQTMQEMSSNAGATLIPIPLDIITKLMPQKGVESTDDK; encoded by the coding sequence ATGTATACGATTTCAGCGGTAATTGGTGTTATTGTGGTCTTCTTAGTCCTGTCGATTCGAGTTTTGAACGAATACGAACGGGCAGTTGTTTTTCGTCTTGGTCGTGTTCTTCATTCCAAGGGGCCGGGGCTTATTATTCTCATCCCTGTGATTGATCGAATGATTCGTGTTTCTTTACGTGTATTAACTCTGGATGTTCCATCTCAGGACGTTATTACGCGTGATAACGTATCTGTTCAGGTAAGTGCGGTAGTATATTTTAAAGTTGTTGAACCGACAAAATCCATCATTGAAGTTGAAGATTTTCTCTTTGCTACATCACAGCTTGCCCAGACCACATTGCGTAGTGTTTGTGGTGGTGCTGAGCTTGATGGGCTTTTGGCGCATCGCGAAAAGATGAATATGCAGATTCAGGATTTACTCGATAAACAGACCGCGCCTTGGGGAATTAAAGTTAACTCTGTTGAATTGAAACATATCGATTTGCCGCAGGAAATGCAGCGAGCTATGGCGAAACAGGCTGAGGCAGAGCGTGAGCGTAGAGCGAAAGTTATTAATGCTGAAGGTGAATTCCAGGCAGCAACAAAGCTTTCCGAAGCCGCAGAAATTATTGCTCGCCATCCTCAGGCGTTGCAGTTGCGCTATCTGCAAACCATGCAGGAAATGTCTAGCAATGCTGGGGCAACTCTGATTCCAATACCACTAGACATCATTACCAAACTCATGCCACAAAAAGGCGTTGAATCTACTGACGATAAATAA